A window of Paenibacillus sp. 19GGS1-52 contains these coding sequences:
- a CDS encoding HAMP domain-containing sensor histidine kinase: MFTKLRNRFLIVNLVTISVMMLIAFASIYVITYRNVQSDIDMYLHRIMDSHQQSPGDSGRQGSTKGSSLLPTKDNGFMDNDNGNPPPERSVSFTLQTDKAWTRTATISQLDMDDEFYASALQEAVAINKDNGKFSLDGSQWIFNIQHTNEGAMIVFLDITAQQNILTNLIYTFAVVGLVMLIILYFTSRFFANRSITPVRESFDKQKQFIADASHELKTPLTIINTNADVLLSNPEDTIHNQAKWLHYIKSETERMARLTNDLLYLTEMDDSRATMVFSKFNMSEAVENIILTMEAVIFEKHVSLDYDIEPDLMVQGNSEQIKQVVMILVDNAVKYTNSKGSVTLSLKKQHNDIMLAVTNTGEGIAAEHLTRIFDRFYRTDASRARKQGGYGLGLAIAKSIIDQHKGKLYAKSTIGESTTFYVQLS; encoded by the coding sequence ATGTTTACGAAGCTTAGAAATCGATTTCTGATTGTTAACCTGGTCACCATCTCTGTGATGATGCTGATCGCCTTCGCCTCCATTTACGTCATTACTTACCGAAATGTGCAAAGTGATATTGATATGTATCTTCACAGAATCATGGATTCTCATCAGCAATCCCCTGGTGATTCTGGTCGACAAGGCTCTACCAAAGGTTCTTCCCTGTTACCGACCAAGGATAATGGGTTTATGGACAACGATAACGGGAATCCACCTCCGGAACGATCCGTTTCATTCACGCTGCAAACGGATAAAGCATGGACTCGTACAGCCACTATCTCACAACTCGATATGGATGATGAGTTCTATGCCTCTGCGTTACAGGAAGCGGTAGCCATCAACAAGGACAACGGGAAGTTCTCACTGGACGGGAGCCAGTGGATCTTCAACATACAGCATACGAACGAAGGGGCTATGATTGTCTTCCTCGACATCACTGCTCAACAGAATATTCTGACGAATTTAATCTATACTTTCGCTGTTGTTGGATTGGTGATGCTGATTATCCTATACTTCACTAGCCGGTTCTTCGCCAACCGTTCGATTACGCCGGTCAGGGAATCATTTGATAAACAAAAGCAGTTTATTGCTGATGCTTCCCATGAACTAAAGACTCCGCTCACCATCATTAACACCAATGCGGATGTTCTCTTATCCAATCCAGAAGACACGATTCACAATCAGGCCAAGTGGCTGCACTATATCAAGTCGGAGACAGAACGAATGGCAAGACTGACCAATGACCTTCTATACTTGACTGAAATGGATGATTCCAGAGCAACCATGGTTTTCTCGAAATTCAATATGAGCGAGGCTGTTGAGAATATTATTTTAACGATGGAAGCCGTGATCTTTGAGAAGCATGTCTCACTTGACTATGACATTGAACCTGATTTAATGGTGCAAGGCAACAGTGAACAAATCAAGCAAGTGGTCATGATTCTCGTAGATAATGCTGTAAAATATACAAACTCCAAAGGCTCCGTAACCCTATCGCTCAAAAAGCAGCATAACGATATTATGCTCGCGGTTACCAATACCGGCGAGGGCATTGCTGCGGAACATCTGACCCGAATCTTTGATCGATTCTACCGCACCGACGCTTCCCGGGCGCGCAAGCAGGGAGGTTATGGTCTGGGTCTAGCCATCGCCAAATCCATTATTGATCAGCATAAGGGCAAGCTTTACGCCAAAAGTACCATCGGTGAATCGACCACGTTCTATGTTCAGCTTTCTTGA
- a CDS encoding AAC(3) family N-acetyltransferase — MTGIQESRAILTKEDLVRHFKSCGLMEGQSIFVHASLSKLGFVVGGAETLIRSLLEIVGTEGTLMMPSQTWKNLDPSTGVHWKEPVEWWPLIREHWPAYDKEITPAIGMGVAAEIFRKWPGAKRSDHPARSIAAVGKHAEYITNTHDLSNIFGDGSPLDKLYQLNGYVLLIGVGHDKNTSLHLAETRADFPAKQMVNESSAIMADGTRKWVTYQTQAVDDSDFVSLGEEYEKEKNIKIHRIGNADIRFLEQRPLVDWAAAWMERHRV; from the coding sequence ATGACTGGCATACAAGAATCAAGAGCCATCTTAACGAAAGAAGACCTAGTCCGTCACTTTAAAAGCTGTGGACTGATGGAAGGACAAAGTATATTTGTTCATGCTTCGCTAAGCAAGCTGGGGTTTGTCGTTGGAGGAGCCGAGACGTTAATCCGGTCTCTTCTAGAAATTGTTGGAACAGAAGGAACCTTGATGATGCCTTCCCAAACTTGGAAGAATCTCGATCCTTCAACGGGTGTGCACTGGAAAGAACCTGTAGAATGGTGGCCCCTTATTCGGGAACACTGGCCTGCCTATGATAAAGAAATTACCCCGGCAATCGGCATGGGCGTCGCGGCCGAAATATTTCGCAAATGGCCTGGAGCCAAAAGGTCGGATCACCCTGCACGATCCATAGCCGCGGTAGGCAAGCATGCAGAATATATTACAAATACTCATGATTTAAGCAATATCTTTGGTGATGGCTCCCCATTGGATAAATTATATCAGCTCAACGGTTACGTACTGTTAATAGGCGTCGGCCATGATAAAAATACATCTCTGCATTTAGCCGAAACCAGAGCCGACTTCCCGGCAAAGCAAATGGTCAACGAAAGCAGTGCGATCATGGCTGATGGTACTCGCAAATGGGTGACTTACCAAACCCAAGCTGTGGACGACAGCGATTTTGTCTCCTTAGGGGAAGAATACGAGAAGGAAAAAAATATTAAGATACATCGAATCGGGAATGCGGATATCCGATTTTTGGAACAGAGGCCGCTTGTCGATTGGGCTGCTGCCTGGATGGAGAGACATAGGGTCTAA
- a CDS encoding response regulator transcription factor, with product MRILIVEDELHLAEALTQILKKHNYSVDAVHDGRSGLDYALSGIYDLLLLDIMMPEMDGISMLKALRKEGVSTPVILLTAKGEITDMVTGLDYGADDYIAKPFSSELLLARIRAALRRKGEVIPDDALKFGDIELNTANPKLSVNGKEIKMNLKECELLELLILRKQAVTSKEQIIEKLWGFDSEAEHNNVEVYISFLRKKLTFLNSTVRINTIRNVGYVLEVTT from the coding sequence ATGAGGATACTAATAGTAGAAGACGAGCTTCATCTTGCGGAAGCCTTAACTCAAATATTAAAGAAGCATAATTACTCTGTAGACGCTGTTCATGATGGCAGATCGGGACTGGATTACGCGTTAAGCGGGATATATGATTTACTGCTCCTCGACATCATGATGCCTGAAATGGATGGGATCAGCATGTTGAAGGCGCTCCGTAAAGAAGGAGTATCCACTCCTGTAATCCTTCTTACCGCAAAGGGGGAGATTACAGATATGGTGACAGGGCTGGATTATGGGGCCGATGACTACATCGCCAAGCCCTTTTCATCAGAGTTGTTATTGGCTAGAATACGCGCAGCGCTGCGACGTAAAGGAGAGGTAATACCGGATGATGCCTTAAAGTTTGGAGATATCGAACTCAATACGGCGAACCCGAAGCTCTCTGTCAATGGCAAAGAGATCAAGATGAACTTAAAGGAATGTGAATTGCTGGAGCTTCTGATATTAAGGAAACAGGCCGTAACTTCCAAAGAGCAGATTATTGAGAAGTTATGGGGCTTTGATTCGGAGGCAGAACATAACAATGTGGAGGTTTATATATCTTTTTTGCGAAAAAAACTGACCTTCTTGAATTCGACGGTACGCATTAACACGATCAGAAATGTAGGATACGTATTAGAGGTGACCACATGA
- a CDS encoding polyphosphate polymerase domain-containing protein, which translates to MAIEVFNRYENKYLLDSESYYKFYNQLLEYMELDNYNKQHEFYSITNMYYDTAHDALIRNSLAKPKYKEKLRIRAYGIPNQDTRVYLEIKKKVFGLVNKRRTSLQLNEAYDFVRTGVEPEFKDYMNKQVIEEIKYFLTRYDLQPKLYLSYDRKALFSKENRDLRITFDTNIRCRRYDLKLEQGTYGELLLEPGQWLMEVKAEKTIPVWLAKMLSEHQMYRTSFSKYGNEYKKMLKNSRIESESALYA; encoded by the coding sequence ATGGCTATTGAAGTGTTCAACCGTTATGAGAACAAATACTTGCTCGATAGTGAGTCCTACTACAAATTCTACAACCAACTGCTTGAATATATGGAACTGGACAATTACAACAAACAACATGAGTTTTATTCCATAACTAATATGTATTATGACACCGCACATGATGCTCTGATCCGGAACAGTCTGGCGAAGCCGAAATATAAGGAGAAACTTCGGATTAGAGCTTACGGTATCCCGAATCAAGATACGAGAGTGTATCTGGAAATTAAGAAAAAGGTATTCGGTCTGGTCAACAAAAGAAGAACCTCACTTCAATTAAATGAAGCTTATGACTTTGTCCGTACAGGAGTGGAGCCGGAATTCAAAGATTACATGAATAAGCAGGTCATTGAAGAAATCAAATACTTCCTAACACGGTATGATCTTCAACCCAAGTTGTATCTGTCCTACGATCGGAAAGCACTGTTTAGTAAAGAAAACCGCGATTTGAGAATTACGTTCGACACCAATATAAGATGCAGACGGTATGATCTTAAGCTGGAACAAGGTACTTATGGCGAACTCTTGCTGGAGCCGGGCCAATGGTTGATGGAAGTGAAGGCCGAGAAGACGATTCCGGTATGGTTGGCCAAAATGCTCTCCGAACATCAAATGTACCGTACCAGCTTCTCCAAATATGGCAACGAGTACAAAAAAATGCTGAAGAACAGCAGAATAGAAAGTGAGAGTGCCCTCTATGCTTGA
- a CDS encoding DUF4956 domain-containing protein — translation MLDSIFSAALTSTELTFTNAILTIVISIALGGIISYTYMKTNPASYSQSFTLTMVLLPVIVAIIILLIGSNVARAFSLAGAFSIIRFRSAPGDPKDITFVLFTMASGLACGVGSFGYAVLFTLILCVLMFILNRTKFGVRTSLQKTLKVTIPEDLGYEEAFNEVFAKYNVGYELKKIRTTELGSLYELVYAVTIDEHTSQKELLDAIRCRNGNLDLSLTMNPTMTDY, via the coding sequence ATGCTTGATTCCATCTTTTCCGCAGCTTTGACTAGTACGGAATTAACATTTACCAACGCGATTCTAACCATTGTTATATCCATAGCACTAGGCGGAATCATTAGCTATACCTACATGAAGACTAACCCGGCTAGTTATTCGCAAAGCTTCACACTTACGATGGTGCTGCTGCCGGTAATTGTCGCGATCATCATTCTACTGATTGGCAGCAACGTAGCCAGAGCCTTCAGCCTTGCGGGAGCGTTCTCCATCATTCGCTTCAGAAGCGCACCAGGCGACCCGAAGGATATCACATTTGTACTGTTCACCATGGCGTCAGGACTTGCCTGTGGGGTTGGATCATTCGGGTACGCCGTCTTATTCACACTTATCCTGTGCGTACTGATGTTTATCCTTAACCGCACGAAATTTGGCGTAAGAACATCCCTGCAGAAAACACTGAAAGTAACCATCCCGGAGGATCTGGGATATGAGGAAGCCTTTAATGAAGTTTTTGCCAAATACAATGTCGGATACGAGCTTAAAAAGATTAGAACCACCGAGCTTGGCAGTTTATATGAACTGGTCTACGCCGTAACGATTGATGAGCACACGAGCCAGAAGGAATTACTTGATGCCATCCGCTGCCGGAACGGCAATCTGGATCTCTCGCTAACCATGAATCCAACCATGACTGACTATTAA